In Mercenaria mercenaria strain notata chromosome 13, MADL_Memer_1, whole genome shotgun sequence, the DNA window CTTTGACAAAGTTTAACACTTATTTTGTACAACTTCATACGTACATTATGAGGTATTATGTGTAGACACATGAACCACAAAACAAGTTAAACTTTTATATACAGTGTGAGgtacataaatgtatatcaaTACTACAATCTCAAATCATTTCCATTTTACAGGGTTCCCACAAAGCTGAGAAAATAAACTTTTCTGACTTTTCCCTGATCAAAGTCCAATTTTCCACAACAAAAACAATTGTGTTCACAGAGCTAAGCTGGTCATAGATCAATAAATATTGGCCTCAATTGTCCCTATCAGCTTAATTTTACCATCTTTCTAGTTATAATGATGAAAAGAGTGTAAAGAAAATTTGTTACAGTTTAGCAAACCGCTGTATTTCTTTAGTGAGATTAACAGACAATAAGAAAGATCCATACTATTCACTGAAagacattttatgttttactacTAGAAGAGTTCAGACAGACATATGACGTTCTGTGAAAATTTGTTCTTATTCATACTTGATTTTTgtacaaaatagcattttttttatcaaatttaatattACTGAGGTAGGCCTCTTTCAgccttataccccagtcacacatacgacgcggatagctacgtctagccacggatagaaacgtagaaACCCGTagcgatccgtacctgagccgtaccttaacgtagtaatccgtatcaatccgtactaacccgtacggctcaggtacggatcgatacgggttactacgtttatatccgtagctagacgtagctatccgcgccgtatatgTGACCGTGGTATAAATAAGACAGGCCTCTTGCAGTCTAAATAACAACTGTCATATATGCTGCAATATAATTTagaagaaatttgttttgttttatattttcagtagtTCAGTTTGCATTGTAAAACTGATAAGATAAGATCAGTCATGAAATCAATTAAAAAGACAtgcctgtttattttcaaaagttaaaaatttctGAGTACAGAATAAGTACTAATTTTGCAGGAAAGAACATCTGAAATTAACGAAACTACTGCATTGCAATATGTAAACATATCATcatttaatatgaataaaaagCTATATTTGTCTTAGTTTTCCACTATTACTAATGCTGTCACTGTATTACTATTCTAATTGAAAAGAACTTTCCTTACACTTTTTACATATATACAAGAGAGTAGCAGCATctggaacaatcttggtagaaaacctttatatatgatgctacataccaaatatcaaaaccctaggaaccgtggttttggacaagaagattttcaactttttccctacataagtctatgtataTCATGTGACCCAAAGGGCaggtccatatttgaccctaggggcattATTttaacaatcctggtagaggacctctagatgatgctacattacaaatatcaaagccctagggaCTTCTGGTCTTTCTCAATAATGAAAGTGGATGCATTGTTTTCAGGATCATTGCAGTCTGTGTGCGAATCTACAGAGCTACCATGGCTGGACTCTGAAAACAGACATTAAGTATCTTTATACATACAGAAGTATCTCCTTTCACAAAgctatgtatacatatattttgttcaacTTCTTACATTCATTATGAGGTATTACTTGTAGACACACAAACCACACAACAAATTAAACTTCTGAATACAGTGTGAGGtacatattaaatgtatattaataCTACCATGTCAAATCATTTCAAAAGGAACAGTTACCTGGCTTATTGGTGCTTTCAGGGCTGGAGGGCTTCTTGTTGCTTTCACCGCTGAAGAGATCCTTATCCATCTCATTGCCAAAGGGCTCCTGGTCTTTCTCAATAATGAAAGTGGATGCATTGTTTTCAGGATCATTGCAGTCTGTGTGCGAATCTACAGAGCTACCATGGCTGGACTCTGAAAACAGACCTTAAGTATCTTTATACATACATTTTGAGGTATTATGTGTAGACACACAAACCATTCAACAAATTAAACTTCTGAATACAGTGTGAGGtacatattaaatgtatattaataCTACCATGTCAGATCATTTCAAAAGGAACAGTTACCTGGCTTATTGGTGCTTTCAGGGCTGGAGGGCTTCTTGTTGCTTTCACCCCTGAAGAGTTTTTTATCCACCTCATTACTAAAGGGCTCTTGGCCTTTCTCAATAATGAAAGTGGATGCATTGTTTTCAGGATCATTACAGTCTGTGTGCGAATCTACAGAGCTACCATGGCTGGACTCTAAAAAACAGTTAATAAGTAtctttatacacatgtacatacaGAAGTATCCAACTTGACAAAGCTTTACACATATTCTGTTCAGTCCTCATACATACATTATGAGGTATTAGGTGTAGACACACGAACCACACAACAAATTAAACTTCTGAATACCGTGTGAGGTACATaaagtatatcaaaggtcaactACTAACACCTGAACGAGTATAATAGGAAAACCAGGGTCTGTAGCTGAGACTTCataattactgaaaatatgacccactgcattGGTTCTGACCaaagtcatgaatatgttcaagaataaccaaacAAGACCTGTCAGAGGACaacaacgctcaactattcaacagccttgttgattgaatgaatacaagtcgaaagaggggcataattttgtaaaaatgcaaatcagggttatggaacctgcaaagtgtttatcagctcatgacagcaGACAAGTgtcagataccagcttacatatataAGAATTTAACGAAAAACTGctcaagttgaaaaaggggcataattttgtaaaaatgcaaaatagagttactgAACCTTTGCGCTGCATAATATCATGcatgtgaacaagtgtgtgaagtttcaatcctttcccattagtggatactgagataccagcttacatacaaaaacttaaccaaaagtgCTAAGTGGAGGAAggggcatatttttttttagaagtcAAGTTATTGGACCTGCTaagtgtatgtcagatcatgatagtgaatgtacgtgtgaagtttcaatccattctcattagtgggtactgaaatacctgcttacatataagaatttaacgaAAAACTGCTATGTTgaaaaacgggcataattttgtaaaaatgcaaaaaagagtTAAGGAgactgtgcaatgtaagtcatttatcacagtgaataaatgtgtgaactttcaatccattaccacaagtggttactgagataccagcttaagaaaaaaaacttaaccaaaacggGACGCCGACACTGAcacacgggcgagtccaatagttCTACTATTccttgaatagtcaagctaaacataaacaaaaacaatttgccTATTTCAAAACGAAAGTTGTTTTCCCAATGCTTACAAACCCGTTGCGCATCTTTGGATTTTTTTGAAAGAATGCTCCTAAACGAGgctataaatttataaatatatgtaaaatatattatatgccccaacgataacatGATGTTTACAACCATAAAACAGggaattaaacatttttgtaactcccaaaagcttcatgaaaatcatttttataatataagtaatatacagctatactacaagttttccaATGGACACTTTAGGCCTTTcccgaataaatgtgttttcacaacttcaacttatattcagtcaatctcttttcagcagagttttaagaatatagatgaacaaggagctgcgttcaataaatgcccGATGCCCCCAGTGACATCCTTGTcggtagattttgcacctaagttcaaaacgaggtcaaggtcaaacagaggtcaggtgatgtttgaagatgaggaatggtcacagtttacatctatattagtatcaattcattcttgtaaggggtattgatgctagacgaaactgtcccatttggttagccaagagatggcccatataaagcaaccaaagtccaaaatgaggtcaaggtcaaactgaggtcaggtgatgtctgaagacgaggaatggtcacaggttacatctgcattagtatcaagtcattctagtaaggggtattgacgctagacgaaacggtcccatttggttaacctcgtacgtgCGGACGGATGAAGGGACAGGGCAATCACTATATGCcacccgcatcagtagatgctgggggcataaaaattagcttacactgtagaaagaaaatgtgattgaaatttacataAATACACTAATGTAAGTACATATTGCTATATGAGGCCTATAGAGGCAGGCCGTTGGGCTAGACCATTAAGTATTCCTGTAAATGAACGTCGATGTCATATTTGCAATGtattagaagatgaatttcattttgttcttgaATGTAGATTGTATAATGATTTGAGGAAACAATATATCCCATTAAAATTCTGTAGAAGaccaaatatgtataaatttatagatttgttaaataatgaaaatcagTCAGTCGTGAAAAAATTGGGAGCATATGTATACCATGCTTTTACTTTAAGAAATGCAAATATGTATCagtaacaatatttcattttcccGTAAAAATATTCCAGCCTAAACAAATACTGTTgtaatttaaatatgtatgtatatttcacAGTAGTTATTTCTTGAAACGGATTTATGATTATCAAGTCTGTTGTTCCTTTTGTTTCGTTTCGTTAAGGATCAACTCAAGACCGGAATATATCTTAATCTATAAGACTGGAATATTTTTCAGTTCATTATTAGTAGATACTATGTATGAATATATATGTTATGCTAATCTATTATTAGTGTGTAACCttctccaaatgtaaaaatgtagacacatatacacaaatgttttatatatgtacatgctgatTTCACTGTTAATGCTAATCTATTATTAGTGTGTAACCTTCTCCAAATGTACAAATGTAGACACAtatatacacaaatgttttatataatacatgctgatttcactgttcgtcatatacTGTGCATGTGTATGTCCTCATGGGCTTctagcctattggaattgaaataaacttacttactattaattcaaaatatttttagacattaaacacatcgtCTCCGCCTAATATATGTCATTgtcaatttaaaacttaaatcttgtatatctcatatttttatgcaaatttttaaaatcatgtgACTCCGACTGATTACGGAAAAATGATAAACACGAAAgaaggacaaaatgaccacccatgtcaaagaatttttttaaaaaatcattcatttttctgcacatgttttgacttcaacggaatattgcacggctatcatgATGTTtaatagtatatttcaaaatctgTTATCTTTAATTAGGACTTACatgtttttacaaatgtttttgtatttaagaaataagttcccaaacgtggtttatcgtaaaataacccgagttttgaggtCTTATGTGCAAGAATATATCACGATGGCCGTaagccttcgtgatatattgtttcgcataagaaagaaaaactcgggttattctacgataaatcacactaaTGGGAactaattatttcaattctaacacgacatactagtatcaacaatgTAAAAATAGTAACTACTGTACTTTTGACGACTGTGCTACGCACTGGATCGGATGACATctttgcacgcgagtggtttattgcagaataacccaagatagattttgctctacatgtgtgtaggttatttgctggtcgtgttaggaTTTTCTTTATTTGGCACCCTTAATACTACCATGTCAAATCATTTCAAAAATTAGTTACCTGGCTTATTGGTGCTTTTACAGCTGGAGGGTTTCTTGTTGTTTTCACCGCTGAAGATTTCCTTAACCATCTCATTACCAAAGGGCTCCTCAGGTCTTTCTCAATTATGGAAGCAGATACATTGTTTTCAGGCTCACCACCTTCTGCGTGCGAATCTACAGAGACCTGTACCATGGCTGGACTCTGAAAGCAGACAATAGAGTTCATTTTACACTTACTATGACAAAGCTTTTCACATATATTTGAGCAACTTCATACATACATTGAGGTATTAAACTTCAGACACTCAAACCACCACAACCTTATCAATCTTTATTTATacagttttagatatttttatttacatactaATACTACTGCCTGACATACAGAGGTATCTGTTTTGAAATGGCTTACTCATATCTGGGCAAACTTGGTACAAACTTATTGTGGCATTACCAGCACCTAGATATCCTGCCACAACTCATACATGCAATGGTTATAATATCAgtattatgtatattataaatGCAGCTGGATATAGCTGGTCCATTACT includes these proteins:
- the LOC128546161 gene encoding uncharacterized protein LOC128546161, which gives rise to MVKEIFSGENNKKPSSCKSTNKPESSHGSSVDSHTDCNDPENNASTFIIEKGQEPFSNEVDKKLFRGESNKKPSSPESTNKPESSHGSSVDSHTDCNDPENNASTFIIEKDQEPFGNEMDKDLFSGESNKKPSSPESTNKPESSHGSSVDSHTDCNDPENNASTFIIEKDQKSLGL